From the Limosilactobacillus panis genome, one window contains:
- the yfmH gene encoding EF-P 5-aminopentanol modification-associated protein YfmH: MEKYFYQDFNRSTYHQQLANGLNVVLMPMPGFNKTYAMMTTNFGSIDNCFVPYSGQEPIHVPDGVAHFLEHKLFEKKDYDAFDLFGKLGADSNAFTSFTQTSYLFSTTSHLHENIDILLDFVQQPYFTAQTVQKEQGIIGQEIQMYDDDPNWRLYLGMLGNLYPHDPMHIDIAGTVESISKITPEILMENYRTFYQPSNMTLLLVGNLDPEETIKWVVANQEKKDFAPQEKPDRRFKLNDPTGKDVIPFRSLTMNVNRPKVMVGIRGLKSFDDGRARLKYKLAVDLLLDVLLDDTSDNYLRLYDEGVIDDSFSYNLDMQRAFYFAYFSTNTDQTEKFADEVMRILEDADQQVDQAAARFEGVKRGELGRLIGLLDSPEEIGNRYAGRLFDGANVMDEVRIMRAITLDDLKAAAADFINPDGMSVYQIMPQHQ, encoded by the coding sequence ATGGAAAAGTATTTTTATCAAGACTTTAATCGGTCAACCTACCACCAGCAGTTAGCAAACGGGTTAAACGTTGTCCTAATGCCGATGCCTGGTTTTAACAAAACCTACGCAATGATGACGACCAACTTCGGCTCAATTGATAACTGTTTTGTCCCTTATAGTGGTCAGGAACCCATCCACGTTCCCGATGGGGTGGCACATTTTCTTGAACATAAGCTTTTTGAAAAGAAGGATTACGACGCCTTTGACCTGTTCGGCAAACTCGGCGCGGACTCGAACGCTTTTACGAGCTTTACCCAGACTAGTTACCTATTCTCCACGACTAGCCACCTCCATGAAAACATTGATATTCTCCTCGACTTTGTTCAGCAGCCCTACTTTACTGCCCAGACGGTCCAAAAAGAGCAGGGGATTATCGGCCAGGAGATTCAGATGTATGATGATGATCCAAACTGGCGACTTTACCTGGGGATGTTGGGCAACCTTTACCCCCATGACCCGATGCACATTGACATTGCCGGGACCGTGGAGTCCATTAGTAAAATTACACCGGAAATCTTGATGGAGAATTACCGGACTTTCTACCAGCCCAGCAACATGACCTTACTACTGGTTGGTAACTTAGATCCGGAGGAGACGATTAAGTGGGTAGTGGCTAACCAGGAGAAAAAGGACTTTGCTCCCCAGGAAAAGCCGGACCGGCGGTTTAAACTCAACGACCCGACCGGTAAGGATGTAATTCCCTTTCGTTCCTTAACGATGAATGTTAACCGGCCTAAGGTGATGGTCGGCATTCGCGGGCTGAAATCCTTTGACGATGGGCGGGCCCGGTTAAAGTATAAGCTGGCGGTTGACCTACTTTTGGATGTCCTGCTGGATGACACGTCCGATAACTATTTGCGCCTCTATGATGAAGGGGTTATTGACGACTCGTTTAGCTATAACCTGGACATGCAAAGGGCGTTTTACTTCGCGTACTTCAGCACGAATACGGACCAGACGGAGAAGTTTGCCGATGAGGTCATGCGGATTCTGGAGGACGCCGACCAGCAGGTTGACCAGGCCGCAGCACGTTTTGAAGGGGTCAAACGGGGTGAATTGGGACGACTGATTGGCCTGCTCGATTCACCGGAGGAAATTGGCAACCGTTATGCCGGTCGGTTATTTGATGGGGCTAACGTGATGGATGAGGTCCGAATAATGCGGGCAATTACCCTTGACGATTTAAAGGCGGCCGCTGCTGACTTCATTAATCCAGATGGCATGTCGGTTTACCAAATCATGCCCCAGCACCAATAA
- a CDS encoding RodZ family helix-turn-helix domain-containing protein — MSENDSKQQVKIGKKLQSARQAKGYTLDDLQQITKIQKRYLIAIEDEKFDELPGDFYVRAFIKQYANTVGLNGDELLREYDDDLPKTKTAEYSDHISQAVETRASQRKTVSNGVSKARQYLPTVIIACVIIVVLAAIWVTAIARSHRDNSTRIDNSSVSVSGESKKHSSSVKKKAAPKKTSASIKLKETSRTATSVVYNANKLKSKVNLQFQTNASSVVRVLDNNNTVLNRTLNTNGKASVAVNRDTNSLVITVTNPAATKIKIGNQTINFTNSGRNQNVRTITINFGKQSTSSSSSSTASRTGSVVTNNRTTNTTSTGASSVNTGNRQQQTTNAAPATTRSTTNTTTRQPQQPAATTTTTTR; from the coding sequence ATGAGTGAAAATGACAGCAAACAACAAGTAAAAATTGGTAAAAAGCTGCAGAGTGCTCGTCAAGCAAAGGGTTACACACTAGATGACCTGCAGCAAATTACTAAAATTCAAAAGCGGTACTTAATTGCGATTGAAGACGAAAAATTTGATGAACTGCCAGGCGACTTCTACGTCCGTGCATTCATCAAGCAGTATGCTAATACTGTGGGGTTAAACGGCGATGAATTGCTTCGTGAATATGACGATGACCTGCCAAAGACAAAGACGGCCGAATACTCTGACCATATTTCGCAAGCCGTCGAAACGCGGGCCAGCCAGCGCAAAACCGTCAGTAACGGTGTTAGCAAGGCGCGCCAGTATTTGCCGACCGTCATTATTGCCTGTGTGATTATTGTTGTCCTCGCGGCAATCTGGGTAACCGCCATTGCTCGTAGTCACCGTGATAACTCAACGCGGATTGACAACAGCTCAGTTTCCGTTTCCGGCGAAAGTAAGAAACACTCTTCTTCCGTTAAGAAGAAGGCGGCACCAAAGAAGACCAGTGCGTCGATTAAGCTTAAAGAAACTAGTCGGACCGCAACGAGTGTTGTCTATAACGCTAATAAGCTGAAGAGCAAGGTTAACCTGCAGTTCCAGACTAACGCTAGCTCAGTTGTCCGGGTTTTGGATAATAACAATACCGTTCTGAACCGGACATTAAACACTAACGGGAAGGCTAGTGTTGCCGTTAACCGCGATACGAACTCCTTAGTGATTACCGTTACTAACCCCGCAGCTACTAAGATCAAGATTGGGAATCAAACAATTAACTTTACTAACAGTGGCCGTAACCAAAATGTCCGGACGATTACGATTAACTTTGGTAAGCAATCAACGAGCAGTAGTTCGTCAAGTACGGCTAGCCGGACTGGTAGTGTGGTAACAAATAACCGGACGACTAACACGACTAGTACTGGTGCCTCATCAGTCAATACTGGCAACCGTCAACAGCAAACAACTAATGCGGCACCGGCAACGACCCGGTCAACAACGAACACTACGACTAGACAGCCCCAGCAGCCGGCAGCCACTACGACAACGACCACGCGTTAA
- the pgsA gene encoding CDP-diacylglycerol--glycerol-3-phosphate 3-phosphatidyltransferase — protein sequence MNLPNKLTVVRLIIIPFFLLLMVLPLSWGSVTFLGATIPLAQLIAAILFIAATITDNLDGRIARKNHLVTNFGKFTDPLADKLLVMTAFIVLTGNQVVPAWVTSIIIWRELAVTGLRLLLVEQDGIVLAAKMPGKIKTTTQFIAIIFLLLNNVIFAIWNIPFGQIMLYICLFFTVYSGVDYFIQGRDVFSDGFK from the coding sequence TTGAATTTACCTAATAAGTTAACTGTTGTCCGTTTGATAATTATCCCGTTTTTCCTGTTGTTGATGGTCCTGCCCCTTTCCTGGGGGAGCGTCACATTTTTGGGAGCAACAATACCGTTGGCGCAGTTAATTGCGGCAATCCTCTTTATTGCGGCGACAATTACTGATAACCTGGACGGCCGGATTGCCAGAAAGAACCACCTGGTTACTAACTTTGGAAAGTTCACCGATCCCTTGGCTGACAAGCTCCTGGTAATGACTGCCTTTATTGTCTTAACAGGGAACCAGGTCGTCCCTGCCTGGGTAACGTCAATCATCATCTGGCGAGAACTTGCGGTTACGGGTCTCCGATTGTTGCTGGTTGAACAGGACGGAATAGTCTTGGCCGCTAAGATGCCGGGGAAAATCAAGACGACCACCCAATTTATAGCAATTATCTTCTTGCTCTTAAATAACGTGATTTTTGCTATTTGGAATATCCCGTTTGGTCAAATCATGCTCTACATCTGCTTGTTCTTCACCGTTTACTCGGGTGTTGATTACTTCATCCAGGGGCGGGATGTCTTTTCTGACGGATTTAAATAA
- a CDS encoding competence/damage-inducible protein A: protein MNAEIISVGTELVLGQVVNTNVPLLAKTLAKLDIAAPYQVTIKDERQQIEDAIEAAWRRADLIFVCGGLGPTADDVTLKSTAAALNTSLTTDQKHWQWIKQVFKRRQIKLLNENIQQARYLTGGQPLANPAGLALGSWYSTDGRVVVVLPGPPAEFKAMLEKSVEPRLVATFGSGQRIASRTMNFLGRPESTLMEEIGEATKKFSQVTVTSYVQPSRIQVRLTVPDLSASEAERVLGATADAILKVDRQYFFGFGDNCSLVNQVVSLLKKQGKTITGAESLTGGMFQSTICSVPGASNVFNGGFVTYAASAKEKLLGIASEIINQHGVVSAETAQAMAENSREKLDADFGLAFTGVAGPDALEGQVAGTVWLGLAVRGQQTQTKLLHLPEYSGRQEIRNLSVQYGLQMIYQQLRE from the coding sequence ATGAATGCCGAGATTATTTCTGTGGGAACGGAACTGGTACTGGGGCAAGTTGTCAACACGAATGTCCCCCTATTAGCTAAGACACTGGCAAAACTTGATATTGCTGCTCCATACCAGGTGACAATCAAGGATGAGCGCCAGCAAATTGAAGACGCAATTGAGGCGGCCTGGCGTCGGGCCGACTTGATCTTTGTATGTGGGGGCCTAGGACCAACGGCTGACGATGTGACGCTAAAAAGTACTGCAGCTGCCCTTAATACGAGTCTGACGACGGATCAAAAACACTGGCAGTGGATTAAGCAGGTCTTTAAGAGACGGCAGATTAAGTTGCTTAATGAAAATATTCAGCAGGCCCGTTACTTAACCGGTGGCCAGCCGCTGGCAAATCCTGCTGGTCTAGCGTTAGGTAGCTGGTACTCAACTGATGGCCGTGTCGTGGTAGTTTTGCCCGGGCCACCGGCAGAGTTTAAGGCGATGCTGGAAAAGAGCGTTGAACCGCGCCTGGTTGCAACCTTTGGTAGCGGTCAGCGGATTGCTAGCCGGACGATGAATTTTCTTGGTCGGCCGGAATCGACCCTGATGGAAGAAATTGGCGAAGCAACAAAGAAGTTTAGCCAGGTTACCGTGACTTCCTATGTCCAGCCGAGTCGGATTCAGGTCCGATTGACAGTTCCTGATTTATCTGCCAGTGAAGCCGAGCGGGTGTTGGGGGCAACGGCGGACGCTATCCTGAAAGTTGATCGCCAATACTTCTTCGGCTTTGGTGATAATTGTTCGTTGGTCAACCAAGTTGTCAGTCTCCTCAAAAAACAGGGGAAAACGATTACGGGGGCGGAGAGTCTGACTGGGGGGATGTTCCAAAGCACAATCTGTTCCGTTCCCGGCGCATCGAATGTCTTTAACGGGGGCTTTGTTACTTATGCAGCTAGTGCTAAGGAGAAATTGCTCGGCATTGCATCGGAAATCATCAACCAACACGGGGTTGTTAGTGCTGAAACGGCCCAGGCAATGGCCGAAAATAGTCGGGAAAAGCTTGATGCGGACTTTGGACTGGCCTTCACGGGCGTTGCTGGCCCCGATGCGCTTGAAGGCCAAGTAGCAGGAACGGTTTGGCTCGGCCTGGCGGTTCGGGGGCAACAAACGCAAACCAAGCTTTTGCACCTACCTGAATACAGTGGCCGGCAGGAGATTCGAAATCTTAGTGTTCAGTACGGACTACAGATGATTTACCAACAGTTACGAGAATAA
- the recA gene encoding recombinase RecA: MADQRKAALDVALKKIEKNFGKGSIMRMGDAADMKIATISSGSLAIDKALGVGGYPRGRIVEIYGPESSGKTTVALHAVAEVQRQGGTAAYIDAENALDPQYAEALGVDVDNLLLSQPDTGEEGLAIADALIASGAVDLVVIDSVAALVPQAEIDGDMGDAHVGLQARLMSQALRKLSGEINKTKTIAIFINQIREKVGVMFGNPETTTGGRALKFYSTIRMEIRRAEQIKNGTDVIGNKARVKIVKNKVAPPFKRCEVDIMYGEGISKTGELLDMAVEKDLVNKSGAWYSYGNERIGQGRENAKKWLADHPESMNKLMNKVRVAYGMKPLDDQNTDGEDTKGSNQQETIEKASKN, from the coding sequence TTGGCAGACCAGCGTAAGGCAGCATTGGATGTTGCACTGAAAAAAATTGAAAAGAACTTTGGAAAAGGTTCAATCATGCGCATGGGTGATGCCGCCGACATGAAGATTGCCACAATCTCTAGTGGCTCTTTAGCCATTGATAAGGCCCTTGGTGTTGGTGGTTACCCCCGTGGTCGAATTGTTGAAATCTACGGTCCCGAAAGTTCGGGGAAGACAACGGTTGCTCTGCACGCGGTGGCGGAAGTCCAGCGGCAGGGGGGCACGGCAGCTTACATTGATGCCGAGAATGCCCTTGACCCACAATACGCCGAAGCATTGGGTGTTGATGTAGATAACCTATTATTGTCACAACCAGATACCGGTGAAGAGGGGTTAGCAATTGCGGATGCTCTGATTGCCAGTGGGGCGGTTGACTTGGTCGTTATTGACTCGGTTGCGGCCCTTGTTCCCCAGGCTGAAATTGACGGTGATATGGGAGATGCCCATGTCGGCTTGCAGGCACGGTTAATGTCACAAGCCCTGCGGAAACTGTCGGGTGAGATTAACAAGACGAAGACAATTGCAATCTTCATCAACCAAATCCGTGAAAAGGTCGGCGTAATGTTTGGTAATCCGGAAACGACAACTGGTGGACGGGCCCTGAAGTTCTACTCCACCATCCGGATGGAGATTCGGCGTGCCGAACAGATTAAGAACGGGACAGACGTTATTGGTAACAAAGCCCGAGTAAAGATCGTTAAGAACAAGGTTGCGCCCCCGTTCAAGCGGTGCGAAGTTGATATTATGTACGGTGAAGGGATTTCCAAGACCGGGGAACTCCTCGACATGGCCGTAGAAAAGGACCTTGTCAACAAGAGTGGTGCATGGTACTCATACGGCAACGAGCGGATTGGTCAGGGACGTGAAAACGCCAAAAAGTGGCTAGCAGACCACCCAGAAAGTATGAATAAACTTATGAATAAGGTCCGGGTTGCTTACGGAATGAAGCCACTGGATGATCAGAATACTGATGGTGAGGATACTAAGGGCTCTAACCAGCAGGAAACAATTGAAAAAGCCAGTAAAAACTAA